The DNA window AGAAAACGATGTGAATGGCATGCGAAGCACGCATCACAACAATTAGTTGATCTAAATAAGGTGAAAAGTTACATTTTGTCATCATTTATTACAGTAGGATGCGATCTCTGAAAGGACCACGTAGCTGAAGGCCTAAATTATTAAACTAGGGTAAATGATACTATTCTTGACATGTGAATTTGAGTTGTTAGATCGCACAAGATGATCAACTACCAATTGTCCCTAACTGCAAGAAGAAAATTAGGAGTAACAAACTTACAGATTTAGGATCGATGGACATTCCGGATAATGAAGCCCCAGCTATCTTGAAAGATACCTGTAATGAACAAGTTAGAAATGTACAAGCAAAATGTGATGTCAAACCAGCAACACATTTCAGTTCAGTATTACAACAACAGATTTTATTCTGCAACTAATAAATCAATGCAATGGCAAGATACTACAACATGGTATCCAACCATTCATTGTTATTTATCATTTACATCTACATTAATAACAACTTAAATATAGAAGCAACCAAGGAAAGAACAGATTAATGAATGATGATTGTCAATAGATTActataaacaacaaaaagattATGTAAACAAATATCAAAAGACAACCATATACTTCAAAGAAGGCACAGAAACTTCCAggttagaaatattaaaaatagaaaccaaAGTTCAATCCCTTGTTTTGTAAAAAGTTAGAGCATATTGAAAGGAGTACAGGCTATGCATTAGGAAAGATGTTTTCTCTAATCCATGAAACTAATCAAAGGATAAAGAAATAGAGACAAAGCACATACTTTAGCATATCTGTATGCCTGCCAGCAAAATGGCTCCTCTAGATCAGCTGGAGGAAGATCCTTGCTCATTTTTTCCATCAAGAATTCCTCCACATTTGCCATATTGCTTGTACTCTCTATCTCAACATCACTATCTTCATCACCCATTTTTCCAAAGCCAGAATTAGAGGAAGGGAATCTTTGGATTTGCCATGGGGCAAACCTAACTGTTCCGGGGAAAGTTGCTTCAATACTTTTCCCAGAAAGGCTCCGACCAATTGGGATGATTTTCCATTCAATCGAGTGCTCCGTGGTTAAAACTGCTCCAACAGAAGGGGTCCCATCAAAAGAGACAACCCTTCTCCTTGGAAAAGGCATAGTCACTGTACAGAATTCCATAGTCAAAGGAGCCTTATATCCCTCCATTAGATGCAACTTGAATAAAAATGCACCTTCATCTTCAGAGACCATTGACAATTGGTAAAATCCTTTTATAGGAGGACCAAAGCCACAATTGGCTTGATAACGCACTAAAACAAAATTGCCTAATGGTGGAGAAAACATCACAGCTTGCTTATCAGCACCATGTTCTGAAACTTGGGCACAGGGATGGAATGATAAAACCTCAACATGAGCCTTGTTCAATCCTGACAAAGGAAGTGATACATCAGGCAAACCTTCCAATTCTGCTCGACAGTTTATTTGACCCGAGACTGATATGGTATCTGAAATCTCCTCCCGGTCATACAAGGCTGCATGAATAGTCTCATGAATTGTGAAAAATATTCTTTGCTTTCCTTTGAAAAGATATGGCTTCCATGCTGGTTGCTTGATATCTGCAGGAGGCAGATCTGATGAAGAAAAGCCATTAGCCTTGATAGCAAAAATATTGGAGTAGTTGAGATCTAAAGGAGTACCTGCAAAGTAGATAGACAAACAGCCAACACATCAAATAGAATTAGGAATTCACATTCTGATCCAGAAAGTAAATGTTATAGAAGTTTGATACCAACAaaaccataattaaaataacaaaccaAATGGCATTGCGCTACTGATGAAATTTCGAAGTGTATCTTTATCCAAGGGCCTTGAACCAAGTTTTGGAGTATCGGCTGTAAGAGTCCCAATTGAAGCAGCGCTAGAGGGTGTTGCAGATGCAACTGGTGCAGCCACAGGTTTTGCCCTAGATGATATACCTGCTATCCCTATGCTTCCAGTTAGAGAATCCAACAACCCTCCCACAGATGGTGCTGCATTCACAACCACATCCGGATCTACCACATCACCCACAATTATGTCACCGATAGCATGTGCCACCATGAATGCCCTGTAACAAAAAATAAGAGAGCAAATGATCTCAAGTTCAAAGTTCAAAACGATTTGACTGCCATATCAAAGTTCAGTCCACAAAATTATGTGAGCTTTTTATCCATTTAAGCCTATTTTGTACACATGACAAAGTGTAAATTAGAGGGTTAGAATCAATTTAACCTACATTTATTCTATGGGATTAGAACAGCAATTTGGGAGGATTTACAGCTCAATTTGCAACACAAAAAATCCTGCAAGTATAGTTACTAGATGATCACTACTAACAGCCACAAGATGATCACTACTAACAAGTAGCAATTCATATATTCATGGAAAGTAAAGATATTATACAAGCACACTATCACCCGGTGCCCAGCAACCAGCAATCACCAGTTGACAATTTTCCTTATAATCTTCCTTCTACTGTCTGATTTCATTTCCTCATCAGAGCAAACAGTTCTAAAAACATTGCAGTACCAAACTCGAGATATATTTACACGCATTACACTATCTAGTTAGTAAATCCATCCTATATATCCCACACACCAAACATTGAGCTAACAGTTAATGAGAATACACGCACCATGAAAAAACCAGTTTAAAtcgtcaatattttatttattttcaaaagttaacTTACCATACCCTGTGATGGACGGGGCATCAAGTAAGATAGAAGACAAACTTGCATCCACTCCAACAGCATTTCCACAATCCGATTTCCTACATAACTTGGCGTAGGCCTTCAAATGCACCGGCTCAATCAATGGCAACACGAGAATTACATAACTTCCCCTTAAATGCAAAATCAAAGGCCATAACAAATGATGCTCTCCTCCCTTCTCCTTTGACTCTACATTAATACTTATTATATGCCGCGTAATCGGATCATCCACCCATGAATCCGACCCTTCAACCGATTGATTATTCACACGAATACCGTATCCTCGCAATGATCCCTCACTGTGATTACataatttaaacattaataaattaagagtAATCTTGCGATAACTACAGAGTGGAGGAGACTGGAGAGGGTATTTTTAAGAATCGAAACTGACCGTTTCTTTCTCGCAACAAAAGCGGAAGATAGTTCGGCGTCGTTCGGGAGAACGGGGGAAACGGTGTACTTGAGAGGATCTTCTTCTGCATCTTTTGAGGTGTCGTTTATGGTCTTACAAGCAGCACGCCACTGCTTCTCCACCACCGGGAATTTCCTAATTAGAAGATCACGATAGGGCAGAATTGTCGGTGATcgcaattattgttattattatgagAACGAAAGGCTGAAATCGACGGAGGAGTTACCGAGATAAAACGACGGCGTGGAGGCTGTTGAGGATCCAGAGAGCTCTGATGCTGCAACTGCTAGGCATGACTTCGCTGTCACTTGGTAAAAGCAAATAACGAAAAAACCATTTGCTTCTAAAGCGAAGCTCACAGAGAAGAGGAGAGATGCATGTGCACGTGTCTTCTGGAGATATTTTGTTAAGCTGTGAAACGATGCCGCTGCCTAAAATCTAATCTCGTTCTTTGATCATTCTCTTCAGCTTAAAGTGTATTTAGCAGtatggtagcggttgtttttcaaatagttttttgtgctgaaatacatgtcaataatattttttttattttttaaaaatcatttttaacatcagcacatcaaaacgatctaaaaagtacaaaccgaactcaattttaacaaaaaaaaaattcaaaatttctacGAACACAGGTTCAAACTCAAAATTTAGAATGTGTTTAGTatggttgagattttttataaaatgtattttgatgaaaaatgtattaaaataacatttttaatattaatatattaaaataatttaaaagtaaaaaaaaattaatttaaattatatatataaaaaaaaaaagatagatcaCAATAATAAACAGGACTTTAATGGTAAAGGATCTTACCTATTAGTGTTTTGGTTATCAATAAGTGAAGAAGTTATCTCGTTCTTTGATCATTCTCTTCggcttagagtgtgtttggcagtatggtagtgattgtttttcaaatagcttttcatgccgaaatacatgtcaataatttttttttattttttaaaaattatttctaatatcaacacatcaaaacgatccaaaaagtacaaaccgaactcaattttagcaaaaaaaaaattcaaaatttcagcaAACGCAGGTTCAAACTCAAAATTTAGAGTGTATTTAGTatggttgagattttttataaatgtattttgatgaaaaatatattaaaataatatttttaatattaatatattaaaataatttaaaagtaaaaaaaataatttaaattaaaaaaaaaaaaaaaaacagttagatCACAATAATAAACAGGACTTTAATGGTAAAGGATCTTACCTATTAGTGTTTTGGTTATCAATAAGTAAAGAAGTAGAATGTGTTTTGCACTgcaagagaattttttttaaaaaatattttttttactttaaaatatattaaatatttttttattttttatattagtatattaaaatcattaaaaaacactaaaaaatataaatttgatatttttaatataaatatatttctaaaacgtactcaaatacaatttaaaacacGCTCCTAAAgagtgaaatatatttttatatttttatgtttattatacTTGAaagcatataaatttttaaaaatcattctatattctatatttttatctttattttttttcaatcaaatatatttttatattttctatatattattttgttatgaaaCATTAATCAAACATAACCCATGAATAGCAATATATATGCACGATTCGGTTTTCtattatattcaaattttatttattattgaacttataataaatttagatatttttattctatttctcGGAGCTGGTATTTACTatttaagtattatttattatttatcataaaataaaataataattttcttgattttgatgttttcaggggaattacatttttttttttttcaatgatctAATGGTTAAAGTTTTTCTAACTCTATACtctctaaatttaaattttaaggtcAGTGTTAGgaactttatttaaatttaaatttattggaatatattaaatatatgcgagtcttccctttttttatagtattcacTAGTTAGTTGTTTGTGATCAATCATGGgtccaacaatttttttaatagtaatacaaatatatatatatatatatataaaatatatatatatatatttgcggGCATAGTTAATGTTTCAatgaattttagttaaaattaaaggTCAATTGAGTTGCCCTATCTTAGCACGAGTCCTAAACTAAATTGGGTTGAAGTCGATCTTTATATATGATCATCTAACTTAATACGTCAAAGCGCAACCCGATAAATCTagcaaaaacataatttaatttaaaaaaataaaaagtgatgaaattttaatataatttttttaaatattaacatagCAATATCTTATATTAATTTGAGAACAATAAACACATAATTCTATTAGGAATAATaactttactttttaaaattattttttatttaattgcataataataaaatctttcCTGCATAGAAaatgatcaaatatttttgtataaaacggaaacaaatatgaaagatatatatatataaaaaaaagcatgatctaaatattaaaaaaaaaaactgaatggtataaaaatcataattatttttattaatctattactaaaaccaaaatttcaaagaaaaaaattgatagaacAAACCAAATGCCTGGGATTATATGAGATAAAGcattaacccataaaaaaagagattagaCTTGTATGCTAAgacttttttataatcaaataacaTGTGGATTTGATTTTAACTgttaatctaatttaatttttaagtttggaataaaatactaaatttataattatatttaattatattatttgaatacTTATAGAATTGATGAATTGAATTAacaattttaactattttacctttaattcaaaaatcatttctttACTTTACAAGCTACATGTTTTAAATTGGGATCACAAGTTCCTTCCAAGAGCATGGAGGAATGATGTCATTGTCATCGGATTACAAGCCTATAAGTAGTTCTTGGGATATTAAATGGATTAATAATTTTGGCAATTCAAAAGCTAAATATCACTGGCATCTACAATGGAGAGGCTTATTTTTGCACCCTCTATGCACATGACTTTGCATTGTTGATCTCTTTGATATTACAAAATCCGAATACCCAATCATGTAATTAAGCATGGgacatttataaaaatacactcAACCATAGTTATAAATGGTTAGggaaaacacaacaaaatggaacaatatttttggaattgatttaaaaaatattccaaacacATAAATTGAGTTAACCCTTGGAATTGAATTCTATTCCAAGTTTCCAAACAGCATGTTATATGTCATTCGCTAAttcctattttaaaaaaaaaaaaaaacatgttgtatACAATTCCAGATTTTGACCACTACTGAGTTGCTAGGAAATTTAAGCATTgaatttttcaatgtaaaaattcatttctcatctattttaacctaaaaaaactagaaaacacatTAGAACCTTAACGAATCAATTTCTTATCATATAACACCtttaaattggtaaaaaaaataacaaatttaagcaaaaaaaaaaaatcatttttcaaccTTGATCTACTCTTGTCGACAACATAAGGAGAAAAAACCCTATAGAACTTCTCTCATGCAATGAAACCTATTGACACTAATCATGACCTCTTTGGTTACTGGATCATGATgaaccaatgttttttttatctacactCTTATATTTTGGCAATCCTTTGTCTTCTCTCTTGAACTCTTAAATGCAAAGAAAATGAAGTCTTTGACCAATATATAAAAACCTCATAATATAtagattaagaattaaaaaaaaaaactttagagatctaaaaatctaaaattgtgCGTTAGCTAAAGTTAAAAAAGAGTATGGGAAATTGTTTCACCATTTATTTTGGTTCTTGGAGTTTCAATTATGtttaatcaagaaaattaaatttgattttggtaAATCAAGCATCAACTTAATATCATAACTCTTTTCAATTTTGCCAGAAACCTtgcaaagttaataaaaaaaaaatatataaatcttgaTCCTCAATAAATTAAACACAGAAAGatcacattaaaaagaaatcaaataaccaaaaaaattgacaaaaaacgAAAACATCATACAGATCCACAATGAAAACACTCATATGCCATAATGATTGTACATTTTTTACCCATgtattttaggtttttgttgACTAGATAGGTGGGTCAAGATACACCACAGgccaaacaaaattttatttaacgtaaaaaaaatgatgtttaggCATTACTAATGTGTTTTAAAGAAGTAAGAAAAATCTGCAATTCGGGTCATAGACCTAACCGGGTCCAATaagttagttttatttaattatataataaaaaagcaacGATAGTAAATgagccaaattaaaaaagaaaaggtgatcaTGATGGCCTGCATAAAACGAATgcttgtcaaaagaaaaaaaaaaattactaagcTTAATCTCTAAATAGACCAATGTTGAAggacaagaattttttttataaaaaaagagaaaaaaaaacaatatgagtcAACTTAAGTTAGCATGTTAAACTTGTGATATGAGTTATAAGTctaagataatctcataaaaagcaaaaaaaaaaaaaaaatcacagtgtTTAATTCCTAACAACCTAAATGtagaagaatgaaattaaaaataatcaatcaacaaaaaggacccaaaaaacaaaacaccaatAAACCCAAGTAAGTACGTCAAACCTCATAAGGTTATCACGTGAAtgagataacctaatagaaagtaaaacatgaaaagttatgaagcctaattttcaaaccaactaaatattgaaggttaaaactataaaaatactcaatcttaaaaaataacaaaaaaaaactctagtcaACTCAGTCTAGCCCATCAATCTCACGATCTAGGTAATTATATTGAGATAAcctgataaaaaagaaagtgaaaccCAATAACACAAtgttgatgaattaaattgataaataatttagggtaaaaaattatctaaaacaaTAATTGTTGTCATCCCATGTTAACATTTTAAACTCGTGAGTTGGGTTATGAAACCAGGATCACCCTATCAAAAAATGTTATGAGGCCCAATTCCtaacaaatctaatattaaatgaagaaactgaaaaaaatcatttttaaaaaaaatactcaaagtAACAAACAACAAGTAAAAGattgaggataaaatttgacataaaaacaatttaacatgATAGCTTTCAATTTTGGCTAGAGCATCACGAATCCTAAGAATAGGATGGAGAAAAGAGGaaagagaatttaaaaaatgtcATTAAAGCCTCATTGTCTCCACTCCACC is part of the Populus alba chromosome 10, ASM523922v2, whole genome shotgun sequence genome and encodes:
- the LOC118034493 gene encoding AP-5 complex subunit mu codes for the protein MPSSCSIRALWILNSLHAVVLSRKFPVVEKQWRAACKTINDTSKDAEEDPLKYTVSPVLPNDAELSSAFVARKKREGSLRGYGIRVNNQSVEGSDSWVDDPITRHIISINVESKEKGGEHHLLWPLILHLRGSYVILVLPLIEPVHLKAYAKLCRKSDCGNAVGVDASLSSILLDAPSITGAFMVAHAIGDIIVGDVVDPDVVVNAAPSVGGLLDSLTGSIGIAGISSRAKPVAAPVASATPSSAASIGTLTADTPKLGSRPLDKDTLRNFISSAMPFGTPLDLNYSNIFAIKANGFSSSDLPPADIKQPAWKPYLFKGKQRIFFTIHETIHAALYDREEISDTISVSGQINCRAELEGLPDVSLPLSGLNKAHVEVLSFHPCAQVSEHGADKQAVMFSPPLGNFVLVRYQANCGFGPPIKGFYQLSMVSEDEGAFLFKLHLMEGYKAPLTMEFCTVTMPFPRRRVVSFDGTPSVGAVLTTEHSIEWKIIPIGRSLSGKSIEATFPGTVRFAPWQIQRFPSSNSGFGKMGDEDSDVEIESTSNMANVEEFLMEKMSKDLPPADLEEPFCWQAYRYAKVSFKIAGASLSGMSIDPKSVSIYPAVKAPVEFSSQVTSGDYILWNTLGKCPSAAVARV